One Bradyrhizobium manausense DNA segment encodes these proteins:
- a CDS encoding nucleoside 2-deoxyribosyltransferase, whose protein sequence is MNIYLAGPDVFLPDAVEIGRRKAAICAAHGLTGLYPLDNAIDLATPDASRQIFCGNEAMMDEADAIVANLTPFRGAGADPGTVYELGYMAGRRKFCLAYSNDPASYADRVGRFMHVTSEDGRLLDAQGLTVEDFGLVDNLMMIHALELHGCPLVTPATMPVDVWRDLAAFETCVRMAAARLIAT, encoded by the coding sequence ATGAACATCTATCTGGCAGGTCCCGACGTGTTCCTGCCGGATGCTGTCGAGATCGGCCGCCGCAAGGCGGCGATCTGTGCTGCGCACGGGCTCACCGGCCTCTATCCCCTCGACAACGCCATCGACCTCGCCACGCCCGACGCCTCGCGGCAAATTTTTTGCGGCAACGAGGCGATGATGGACGAGGCCGATGCCATCGTCGCCAACCTCACCCCGTTCCGCGGCGCCGGCGCCGATCCCGGCACGGTCTACGAACTCGGCTACATGGCCGGGCGCCGCAAGTTCTGCCTCGCTTATTCCAACGATCCCGCCAGCTATGCCGACCGCGTTGGGCGCTTCATGCACGTGACCTCCGAGGACGGGCGGCTGCTCGACGCGCAGGGGCTGACGGTCGAGGATTTCGGCCTCGTCGACAACCTCATGATGATCCACGCGTTGGAGCTGCACGGCTGCCCGCTGGTGACGCCGGCCACGATGCCGGTCGACGTCTGGCGCGATCTCGCTGCGTTCGAGACTTGCGTCCGGATGGCAGCCGCGCGATTGATCGCCACATAA